One window from the genome of Eucalyptus grandis isolate ANBG69807.140 chromosome 7, ASM1654582v1, whole genome shotgun sequence encodes:
- the LOC104431276 gene encoding casparian strip membrane protein 3-like, whose protein sequence is MKAAQLEAAEAVDANPPAQGLKKWMSMVDFALRIVAAIGTLGSAIAMATTNQTLPFFTQFLQFRAQYNDLPSFMFFVIANGMVCGYLVLSIPLSIFHIKRPELTITRIILIIFDTAMMALLTAGGSAAAAIVYLAHNGNSSANWFAICQQFGSFCERITGSLIGSFAAMLAMILLIILSAVVISRH, encoded by the exons ATGAAGGCAGCGCAGCTTGAAGCCGCTGAAGCTGTGGACGCGAACCCGCCGGCTCAAGGGCTGAAGAAATGGATGTCGATGGTCGACTTCGCTCTTCGTATCGTCGCGGCCATCGGGACGCTGGGTAGCGCCATAGCCATGGCGACGACTAACCAAACGCTGCCTTTCTTCACTCAGTTCTTACAGTTCAGGGCCCAGTACAACGATCTGCCGTCTTTCAT GTTCTTTGTCATAGCGAACGGCATGGTCTGCGGCTATCTCGTTCTTTCGATCCCATTGTCCATCTTCCACATCAAGCGGCCCGAGTTGACAATCACAAGGATCATCTTGATCATCTTCGACACG GCGATGATGGCTCTTCTCACTGCCGGAGGATCTGCTGCTGCCGCCATCGTCTACTTAGCCCACAACGGCAACAGCAGTGCAAACTGGTTCGCCATCTGCCAACAGTTCGGCTCGTTCTGCGAGCGAATCACAGGATCTTTGATCGGCTCTTTCGCAGCAATGCTCGCCATGATATTGCTGATCATTCTCTCTGCCGTGGTCATTTCTCGACACTAA
- the LOC104431277 gene encoding photosynthetic NDH subunit of lumenal location 2, chloroplastic: MNAFTQSTSPPLHSQATTKPRLTHDRPHRLRLCLRPSLPVVRSSLSGGEPVASRRGAVASTLALGLLTAAGAARAESWGTRSFLIERFFQPGLSPEDAAARIRQTAEGLHDLRHMLDTMSWRYVIFYIRLKSAYLSQDLKNVASTLPEGRRRAYVSKANELVDNMAEFDYYVRTPKVYESYLFYEKTLKSIDDLVEMLA; this comes from the exons ATGAACGCCTTCACTCAATCTACATCTCCGCCGCTCCACTCGCAAGCCACCACCAAGCCCCGCCTCACCCACGACCGTCCccaccgcctccgcctctgcctccGGCCCTCTCTTCCCGTCGTCCGCTCGTCCCTCTCCGGCGGAGAGCCCGTCGCCTCCCGCCGCGGTGCCGTCGCCTCCACCCTCGCGCTCGGGCTCCTCACCGCGGCGGGGGCCGCGCGGGCGGAGAGCTGGGGCACGCGGTCGTTCCTGATCGAGCGGTTCTTCCAGCCGGGGCTCTCGCCGGAGGACGCGGCGGCGAGGATCCGGCAGACGGCGGAGGGGCTGCACGACCTCCGACACATGCTCGACACGATGTCGTGGAGGTACGTCATCTTCTACATCCGCCTGAAGTCGGCCTACCTATCCCAGGACCTGAAGAACGTGGCCTCGACGCTGCCGGAGGGTCGCCGGAGGGCTTACGTGAGCAAGGCGAACGAGCTGGTGGATAACATGGCCGAG TTCGATTACTACGTCCGCACTCCCAAGGTGTACGAGTCCTACCTTTTCTACGAGAAGACGTTGAAATCCATCGACGACCTTGTGGAGATGTTAGCATAG
- the LOC104453935 gene encoding 2-hydroxy-palmitic acid dioxygenase mpo1 isoform X1, whose protein sequence is MAKPGLLDLEKHFAFYGAYHSNPVNVAIHMVFVWPILFTALLLLCYAPPLFGLPPIELSLFGHGLALFLNVGCLLALVYAAFYVFLDPRAGSLAALLCLMCWVAASFVAGRLGFSLAWKVVLVAQIVCWTGQFIGHGVFEKRAPALLDNLVQAFLMAPFFVLLEALQTFFGYEPYPGFRATVEAKIDAQVSEWKDKQEKLIT, encoded by the exons ATGGCGAAGCCGGGATTGCTCGACCTGGAGAAGCACTTCGCCTTCTACGGCGCGTACCACAGCAACCCGGTCAACGTGGCCATCCACATGGTGTTCGTGTGGCCCATCCTCTTCACCGCCCTGCTCCTCCTCTGCTACGCCCCGCCCCTCTTCGGCCTCCCCCCGATCGAGCTGTCCCTGTTCGGGCACGGCCTGGCGTTGTTCCTGAACGTCGGGTGCCTGCTGGCCCTCGTCTACGCCGCGTTCTACGTGTTCCTCGACCCGAGGGCCGGCTCCCTGGCCGCTCTGCTCTGCCTGATGTGTTGGGTCGCCGCCAGTTTCGTCGCGGGCAGGCTCGGGTTCTCTCTCGCTTGGAAG GTTGTTCTTGTGGCTCAGATAGTGTGTTGGACTGGGCAGTTCATTGGCCATGGTGTCTTTGAG AAAAGAGCCCCAGCTCTTCTGGACAACCTCGTTCAAGCCTTCTTGATGGCTCCCTTCTTTGTGTTGCTGGAG gCCCTTCAGACGTTCTTTGGATACGAGCCTTACCCTGGATTTCGTGCGACGGTGGAAGCAAAAATCGATGCGCAAGTTAGTGAATGGAAAGACAAGCAAGAGAAACTCATTACTTAA
- the LOC104453935 gene encoding uncharacterized protein LOC104453935 isoform X2: MAKPGLLDLEKHFAFYGAYHSNPVNVAIHMVFVWPILFTALLLLCYAPPLFGLPPIELSLFGHGLALFLNVGCLLALVYAAFYVFLDPRAGSLAALLCLMCWVAASFVAGRLGFSLAWKLCPHPRNVGNARAVRLHIGRWSEKRLYIGSVVSLSRIGSFFWCCIRHSCTFVFGVLAFDDGGAILVVARSVVVVRF, translated from the exons ATGGCGAAGCCGGGATTGCTCGACCTGGAGAAGCACTTCGCCTTCTACGGCGCGTACCACAGCAACCCGGTCAACGTGGCCATCCACATGGTGTTCGTGTGGCCCATCCTCTTCACCGCCCTGCTCCTCCTCTGCTACGCCCCGCCCCTCTTCGGCCTCCCCCCGATCGAGCTGTCCCTGTTCGGGCACGGCCTGGCGTTGTTCCTGAACGTCGGGTGCCTGCTGGCCCTCGTCTACGCCGCGTTCTACGTGTTCCTCGACCCGAGGGCCGGCTCCCTGGCCGCTCTGCTCTGCCTGATGTGTTGGGTCGCCGCCAGTTTCGTCGCGGGCAGGCTCGGGTTCTCTCTCGCTTGGAAG CTGTGCCCTCATCCCCGAAATGTTGGGAATGCAAGAGCTGTTAGGCTACACATAGGCAGATGGTCAGAAAAACGGCTATACATAGGTAGTGTTGTTTCATTGAGCCGTATTGGATCGTTTTTCTGGTGTTGTATACGTCATTCTTGCACTTTCGTGTTTGGTGTGCTAGCATTCGACGATGGGGGCGCGATATTGGTTGTTGCTCGGTCGGTCGTAGTGGTGAGGTTCTAA
- the LOC104453934 gene encoding NAC domain-containing protein 1 has translation MKGLSVSSGSGLPPGFRFHPTDEELIMHYLRNQATSRPCPVNIIPEVDIYKFDPWQLPDKAEFWENEWYFFTPRDRKYPNGVRPNRATVSGYWKATGTDKAIYSASKYVGVKKALVFYEGRPPKGIKTDWIMHEYRMTEVKGQAKKRSGSMRLDDWVLCRIYKKRATGKTLEPRIEESNHNVQATDKAYANLDATDPTMLKFPRTFSLTHLLEMDYLAPFSHILSDNPYSAIFDYQNTISSNNSANDSADQKPHGGHFPHHVAVQNSALNQNMIINPIFDLQ, from the exons ATGAAGGGCCTGTCTGTTTCTTCTGGCTCTGGCCTTCCTCCCGGGTTTAGATTCCACCCCACTGATGAGGAACTCATCATGCATTACCTAAGGAACCAGGCCACGTCTAGGCCGTGCCCGGTGAACATCATCCCGGAAGTGGATATCTACAAATTCGATCCCTGGCAATTACCTG ACAAAGCGGAGTTCTGGGAGAACGAGTGGTACTTCTTCACGCCGCGGGACCGGAAGTACCCGAACGGGGTGCGCCCCAACCGGGCGACCGTGTCCGGGTACTGGAAGGCCACAGGCACGGACAAGGCGATCTACAGCGCGTCCAAGTACGTCGGGGTCAAGAAGGCCCTCGTGTTCTACGAGGGCCGCCCGCCCAAGGGGATCAAGACCGACTGGATCATGCACGAGTACCGGATGACCGAAGTGAAAGGACAAGCCAAGAAACGGAGCGGGTCGATGAGA CTGGATGATTGGGTGCTGTGCAGGATCTACAAGAAGAGGGCAACCGGCAAGACATTGGAGCCCAGGATCGAAGAATCCAACCATAATGTCCAGGCGACCGACAAGGCCTATGCCAATCTCGATGCAACCGACCCGACAATGCTGAAATTCCCGAGGACATTCTCCCTGACCCATCTGCTGGAAATGGACTACTTGGCCCCATTCTCGCACATCCTATCTGACAATCCCTACAGCGCAATCTTTGATTATCAAAACACCATAAGCAGCAACAACTCTGCAAATGACTCTGCTGATCAGAAACCACACGGGGGACATTTTCCCCACCACGTGGCAGTTCAGAACAGTGCCTTGAACCAGAACATGATCATCAACCCCATCTTTGACCTCCAGTGA